In Juglans microcarpa x Juglans regia isolate MS1-56 chromosome 4S, Jm3101_v1.0, whole genome shotgun sequence, a single window of DNA contains:
- the LOC121262706 gene encoding 60S ribosomal protein L12-like encodes MVQENGSADSRVLSFKRTLRVETTKDWKGLRVTVKLAVQNRQAKVSVVPSTAVLVIKALKEPERDCKKTKDLSRTIKEILGMCVSDDCTVDRKDPKDLQQEITDGDVEIPLDYVPH; translated from the exons ATGGTGCAAGAAAATGGCTCGGCTGACTCGAGGGTTCTGAGCTTCAAGAG GACTCTCAGAGTG GAGACCACCAAGGATTGGAAGGGCCTCCGTGTCACGGTCAAGCTTGCGGTCCAGAACCGTCAGGCCAAGGTCTCTGTTGTCCCCTCCACTGCTGTCCTCGTTATCAAGGCCCTTAAGGAGCCCGAGCGCGACTGTAAGAAGACGAAGGACCTCTCTAGGACCATCAAGGAGATCCTCGGTATGTGCGTGTCCGACGATTGTACAGTCGACAGGAAAGACCCCAAGGACTTGCAGCAGGAGATCACCGATGGTGATGTTGAAATCCCTTTGGACTACGTTCCCCATTGa
- the LOC121263595 gene encoding indole-3-pyruvate monooxygenase YUCCA6-like yields the protein MEHYLREREGKQLHDPIRIEKTKNSSSSRCEYVDGPVIVGAGPSGLAAAACLKEKGVPCVVLERSNCIASLWQLKTYDRLRLHLPKQFCELPFLGFPSNFPTYPTKQQFIKYLEDYAKKFDIRPRFNETVAHAEYDSTLGFWRVKSAGLKGETEYVCRCLVVATGENAEPVVPQIEGMEEFGGPIRHTSLYKSGDEYRLKRVLVVGCGNSGMEVCLDLCNNKAKPSIVVRDTVHVLPREMLGKSTFGLSMWLLKWLPMRLVDRFLLIVSWLMLGDTARFGLDRPRLGPLELKNLSGKTPVLDVGTLAKIKSGDIKVFPSIKRLKRHAVEFVNGKIQNFDAIILATGYRSNVPSWLKEGQMFSKKDGFPRKAFPNGWKGEYGLYAVGFTKRGLLGASMDAKKIAEDIERCWKVEAKQKLAFVSSLLPRSLS from the exons ATGGAGCActacttgagagagagagaaggaaaacaaCTCCATGATCCTATTCGCATTGAGAAAACTAAAAATTCATCGTCATCACGATGCGAGTACGTTGACGGGCCGGTGATCGTCGGCGCAGGGCCTTCAGGACTTGCTGCGGCCGCTTGTCTCAAAGAAAAGGGTGTCCCATGTGTGGTTCTCGAGAGATCCAATTGCATAGCTTCTTTGTGGCAGCTCAAGACATACGATCGCCTTCGACTTCATCTACCAAAGCAATTTTGCGAGCTTCCCTTCTTGGGTTTTCCAAGTAATTTCCCTACTTACCCTACTAAGCAACAATTCATAAAGTACTTGGAGGATTACGCCAAGAAGTTTGATATTAGACCGCGGTTCAATGAGACGGTGGCACATGCGGAGTATGATTCTACGCTTGGTTTTTGGCGCGTGAAGAGTGCGGGACTAAAGGGGGAGACAGAGTATGTGTGCCGGTGTTTGGTCGTAGCGACCGGAGAGAATGCAGAGCCGGTGGTGCCGCAGATAGAAGGAATGGAGGAATTTGGAGGGCCCATCAGGCATACAAGTTTATATAAGAGCGGGGATGAGTATAGACTGAAGAGGGTTTTGGTGGTTGGATGTGGGAATTCAGGCATGGAGGTGTGCTTGGATCTATGCAACAATAAGGCTAAACCTTCTATTGTGGTCAGAGACACA GTGCACGTCCTACCACGAGAGATGCTGGGAAAATCAACTTTCGGGCTGTCCATGTGGTTGCTCAAGTGGCTGCCCATGCGCCTTGTGGATCGGTTCCTGCTGATTGTGTCATGGCTCATGCTCGGCGACACAGCCCGATTTGGATTGGACCGGCCGCGTTTGGGTCCCCTTGAACTCAAGAATTTGTCTGGAAAGACCCCAGTTTTAGATGTTGGTACGCTCGCCAAGATCAAAAGTGGAGACATTAAG GTATTTCCAAGCATTAAGAGGCTAAAACGTCATGCTGTAGAATTTGTTAatggaaaaatacaaaacttcgACGCCATTATTTTAGCTACCGGTTACAGAAGCAACGTACCCTCTTGGCTTAAG GAGGGACagatgttttcaaagaaagatgGGTTTCCTCGAAAGGCATTTCCAAATGGTTGGAAAGGCGAGTATGGGCTGTACGCAGTGGGGTTTACGAAACGTGGACTGCTTGGAGCATCAATGGATGCCAAAAAAATAGCTGAGGACATTGAACGGTGTTGGAAAGTGGAGGCAAAGCAGAAATTGGCCTTTGTCAGCTCACTTTTGCCAAGGTCATTATCTTGA